The Populus nigra chromosome 19, ddPopNigr1.1, whole genome shotgun sequence genome includes a window with the following:
- the LOC133680604 gene encoding superoxide dismutase [Cu-Zn], chloroplastic-like, with amino-acid sequence MQAAAIAAMAAHAILTAIPPILHLPLSPLPPNHSSFHGVSLNPPRQSFSLSLAAEKQPPLFVVASATKKAVAVLKGTSNVEGAVILTQEADGPTTVNARITGLTPGPHGFHLHQYGDTTNGCVSTGAHFNPNNLTHGAPEDEIRHAGDLGNIVATADGVAEAIIVDNQITLSGPNTVIGRALVVHELEDDLGKGGHELSSTTGNAGGRLACGVVGLTPV; translated from the exons ATGCAAGCAGCTGCAATAGCAGCCATGGCAGCCCACGCAATCCTCACAGCCATTCCACCAATTCTtcacctccctctctctccactTCCTCCTAATCATTCCTCTTTCCATGGCGTCTCCCTTAACCCCCCACGCCAAtctttttccctctctctcGCCGCCGAGAAGCAACCACCTCTTTTTGTTGTTGCTTCTGCTACCAAGAAAGCTGTTGCTGTCCTTAAAGGCACTTCTAATGTTGAAGGCGCCGTCATTTTGACCCAGGAAGCCGATG GTCCTACAACTGTGAATGCTCGTATTACTGGGCTTACTCCAGGGCCTCATGGATTCCACCTG CATCAATATGGTGACACAACAAATGGATGCGTGTCAACAG GAGCACATTTTAATCCTAACAATTTGACACATGGTGCTCCCGAGGATGAAATCCGTCATGCGGGTGACCTGGGAAACATAGTTGCTACTGCTGATG gGGTGGCAGAGGCAATAATAGTGGATAACCAG ATAACACTGAGTGGTCCTAACACGGTGATCGGAAGAGCACTTGTGGTTCATGAGCTCGAGGATGACCTTGGAAAGG GCGGGCATGAACTCAGCTCAACCACTGGGAATGCAGGTGGAAGATTGGCATGTG GAGTTGTTGGTTTGACTCCAGTATAA